In Triticum aestivum cultivar Chinese Spring chromosome 5B, IWGSC CS RefSeq v2.1, whole genome shotgun sequence, the following proteins share a genomic window:
- the LOC123116741 gene encoding protein FEZ-like: MEGINDVNMDKSDEIIMPGFRFHPTDEELVSFYLKKKIQQKPISIELIRQLDIYKFDPWDLPKLASTGETDWYFYCPRDRKYRNSARPNRVTAAGFWKATGTDRPIYSSEGTRCIGLKKSLVFYRGRAARGIKTDWMMHEFRLPSLTDPSLPKRPIDKNIPLNDSWTICKIFKKTSLMAQQMAPSHTWGPPLPETTEQDLFSAMQPMQASNFASQSSFCSSQVAEAPASQFISFNCNPSLELEGPTILPFQTQPSQKPEHTAPPLFNMQFGQPEQQITGFLADSSADVNVGMSSRNQDSSTMKHGNTFSMNNELDAPGRLNFPFDLGADSLDDWKCNIPWESFLSPTVPAEMPQY; encoded by the exons ATGGAGGGCATAAATGATGTCAACATGGACAAATCAGATGAGATCATCATGCCGGGGTTCCGGTTCCATCCTACCGATGAAGAGCTCGTTAGTTTCTACCTCAAGAAGAAGATCCAGCAAAAGCCTATCTCTATTGAGCTCATCAGGCAGCTGGACATCTACAAGTTTGACCCGTGGGACCTCCCAA AGCTTGCGAGCACCGGTGAGACGGACTGGTACTTTTACTGCCCAAGGGACCGGAAATATCGCAACAGCGCGAGGCCAAACCGAGTCACAGCAGCTGGGTTCTGGAAAGCCACAGGGACAGACAGGCCGATCTACTCCTCCGAGGGCACCAGGTGCATAGGCCTGAAGAAGTCCCTTGTCTTCTACAGAGGCAGAGCAGCAAGAGGGATCAAAACCGACTGGATGATGCATGAGTTCAGGCTTCCTTCACTAACCGATCCATCACTTCCCAAGAGACCGATCGACAAGAACATCCCGCTCAAC GACTCTTGGACCATATGTAAGATCTTCAAGAAGACCAGTTTGATGGCACAACAAATGGCGCCGTCCCACACTTGGGGGCCTCCACTACCTGAGACAACTGAGCAAGATCTCTTCTCCGCAATGCAACCGATGCAAGCTTCAAATTTTGCTTCACAGAGCTCCTTCTGCTCATCGCAAGTTGCAGAGGCACCAGCAAGTCAGT TCATAAGCTTTAACTGCAATCCATCTCTGGAACTGGAAGGTCCCACCATCTTGCCATTCCAAACACAGCCATCACAGAAGCCCGAGCACACTGCACCGCCGCTCTTCAACATGCAGTTTGGGCAGCCTGAGCAGCAGATCACTGGATTTCTGGCTGATTCTTCTGCAGATGTAAATGTCGGCATGAGCAGCAGGAACCAAGATTCATCCACAATGAAGCATGGCAATACTTTCAGTATGAACAATGAGTTGGACGCTCCGGGGAGACTCAACTTCCCATTCGATTTAGGAGCAGACTCTTTAGATGACTGGAAGTGCAACATACCTTGGGAATCCTTTCTTAGCCCAACTGTCCCTGCTGAGATGCCACAGTACTAG